The genomic segment GACGAATCATTCTCAAATCCCAATCCACAGTGTGGCTGCTCATGCTCACCTTAGCAGCTATCTGTTCTTTGGTGAATTCCATAGCAGCATGTTTGAGCGCTGAAAATTCCCTGCTTGTTAATGGGAGTTTCGCAATTTTTGCGGGCTTCTTTTTTTTCTGTTTCATAGCGTATATGGTTTAAAAGTTATGGAACAGAATTACGCAAACCCGTAACACCCGCGCATCTTTTACATACTTTCATAAATTACATTTGTGCCTCAATAAATCAATCATTAATCATTAACCTTTTATCTTCATGTCAAAAAAAAATCTTCCTAAAATCGTATTGGCGCTCAATACGCGCAAAATGGACACGCCCACATTAGTGAGTTCTGCAAAAGGAATTATACTGACAGGCGACCCTGATGCCACCGCTCCACCCGTACCCGACACCACCCTGCACGCGCAAGCCGATTCCCTGCTGCTCATCCACACCAAGCGCCAGACCAAACCGCCCACCGCCACGGCTGACCAGGAAACGCAGCAGCGCAATATTGTTGACCGCTCGTATAAAAAAGACGGGCTGTATGTGCAGGGAGTGTGCAATGATGTGGCAGTCGCCAATGGCGATGTTACGGCAGGAGAAGCAGTGGCGCAGCGCATCGGCTATACGCTCAAAAAGCAAGCAACGTTTAATCCCACTGACTTTGGAGTTACTTCTCACGAACCGGGGCTGGCGGATGTGCAGGCAAAAAAAGCAAAGAAAGGAACTGAGGCGCATCTGTGGAGATACGGCATTACCCCTGCAAAAGACACTGCGCCCACCGCGTTGAAAACCCTCGTTACGGTGGAAGCGCATATTATTATTCAGAACCTGCCAAGCGGCAGCATCCTCGGCATTCAGCATGCCAGTGTGTTGCCTGTGAGCCACACTAAAAAAACCAGCGCTGCTGAAACAAAAACCAGTAAAATCGCCACGCAAATCTCCCTGAGCAAAGCAAAGCATCCTGTGTTCAGCCACCTCAGCGCTGACCCCTACCAGTGGACTAATTTTGTTTATACCGGAATCCTGTAATGGTTAAGGGTTGATATTTGATATTTTTAGAGATTCCCATTACCGCTCGGTAAAGCAGTGTTACCGCTCTGTTTAGCGGTGTTACCGATAGGTAAAGTGGTGTTACGGCTCGGTTAGCGATGTTTACCGCTCTGTTTAGCAGTGTTGCCGCTCGGTAAAGCAGTGTTACGGCTCGGTTTAGCGATGTTACCTATAGGTATAGCGATGTTACCACCCTGTTTAGCGGTGTTGCCGCTCGGTAAAGTGGTGTTACGGCTCTGCTTAGCAACAATACCGATGGGAGTGGCGCTTACTGCGATGCAAGCAGCCGCTTCGTGGAACAAATCCTTAACCTTGCCTGCCGGAATAATTGCCTTTGGCAGAATCTTTGTATGTTTGATAAATTAAAACTAAAAACATGACAAAGATTTTATTTTTCATTGCAGCGGTTTTCTTCCTGTCTACTGTTGCTCCGGCTCAGGACATCAACAAAACACTTAATGACGCGCAAAAGAACGCGCAGAAAGAAATTGACAAATACACTAAAAAGAAAAAGAAAAACAAAGCGCTTTCAAATGATGAAGTCATCAGGGGTTTAAAAGAAGCGCTCAATGTAGGAACCAACAATTCCACCGCTTCCACATCAAAGATGGATGGGTTTTATAAAAATCCGCTCGTCTTCATTCCGTTTCCTCCGGAAGCGGAAAAAGTGCGGAACACGGTTGTGAATCTGGGCATGCAAAAGCAGGTGGATGAATTTGTCATGACGCTCAACCGGGCTGCCGAAGAAGCCAGCAAAGAAGCAGCGCCTGTTTTTATGGATGCCATAAAAGCAATGACCATTCAGGACGGTTTTGGAATATTGAAAGGGGCTGACAATGCTGCCACAAAATATCTTCAGGATAAAACCACTCCTGAGCTGACTACAAAATTTTCTCCCATCATCAAAAGAGCCATTGATAAAGTGGAAGTGACTAAATACTGGAATCCTCTGATTACTACCTACAACAAAATACCTGGTGTTGAAAAGCAGAATCCTAATCTTGAGCAGTATGTAACATTAAGAGCAATGGAAGGGCTTTTCAAGTTAATTGCCGGAGAGGAAAAAAAGATTCGCACCGACCCTATAGCGCGAATCAATGATATTTTGAAAAAAGTTTTCGGATACAAGTAAAAAACAAGCGAACAACGGCTAGTTCCTTACAACCTGATGAGCCATTTTGTATTTGCGCATCTGAGGAATAATGCTAAGAACAGGAATGTCGGAATTATTCACAACTTCCTGGGCAGTTGAGCCAATGAACATGCGTGTGAAATTAGTTTCCTGCTGTGTCATGATGATGAGGAGATCTCCCTCCACTTTGTGGGCATAATCAATGATGCACTGCGCCAGCGAATCTTCGCCTTTCACGGTTTTGATAATCTCTGCAGAGCATTCAACCCCCTGCTTCTGAATAAAACTTTTTACCTGTTCAAGTTGCCGTGTAAGTTTGTTTACAATAAATTCATCCGTGCTCTGAAGAACTGACACAACACGAATGGCAGCTTTAAAAGTTCCCAGATTGGCAAACTCAATTGCCTGTCGGACTTTATCGCGGGTCTCTTTTGTTAAATCAAGCGGCAGAACAATATTTTTGCACCCTTCGCGGTGCGCCTTGCCTTTGATGGTAATTACAGGGCACGTTGCCTCGCGAACAACACGCAGTGCATTTGACCCGATGAAAAGTTTCTGAAGTTTTTTCTTGCTGTTGCATCCCATGATAATCATCAGGGCATCCGTCATATCGGCTACTTCTATTATTTTTTCATAAGTTTTTCCTTTCGCAATCATTGTATCAACATGAACCTTGCTTTTCTTTGCTGTTTCTTCAGCAAGTTTGTCTAATCTTTTCTGAACATCTTTTTTCATGCTGTTCAACTGTTTTGAAGTTGCAATTTTCAGAAAACCGCCATCTTCCATAACATATAAAAGAAGAATTTCAGCTTTGTATTCTCGTGCGAGATTATAGGACTGACCCAGTGCGATTAAAGATTGTTCCGAGAAATCTATCGGAACCAGTATCTCATTTTTGATTGACTTTGCCATAGTGATATAAATGTTTATAGTTTTGCTGAATTAGATTGAGAAGCGAAAGTAATAAAAATTTACAAAGTGAAAAAAATACCCTCTACCGAGCTTATATTGAACCCTGATGGGAGTATTTATCACCTCCATCTCCACCCTGAGCAGATAGCCAATGACATAATGATTGTTGGCGATCAGGGAAGGGTGAAAATGGTGTCGGACCAGTTTGATTTTGTTGAGCATAAGGTTCAGAATCGGGAATTTGTTACGCATACGGGAACTTATAATGGTAAAAGAATCAGCGTTATTTCAACGGGAATTGGGACTGACAACATTGATATTTTTATGAACGAAGTTGATGCGCTTGCAAACATTGATTTAAAAACAAGAACCGTTAAGAAGAAGCAATCCTCGTTCAACATTGTGCGCATTGGCACTTCAGGAGCTTTGCAAAAAGATATCGAAGTGGATTCTTTCGTAGCTTCAGAATATGGAATGGGTTTGGATGGGTTGCTTCATTATTATGATGCGAAGAAAGTGGATGAAGAAAAAATTTCTTTTTCATTTGCCAAACATGCAAAGTGGGACAGGAAACTTTCATTTCCTTACACAGTTAAAGCATCGGAAAAACTTTTAGGAAGAATTGGTGAGGGAATGAAAAAAGGAATCACGGCAACCGCTCCTGGTTTTTTTGCTCCTCAGGGAAGAGAACTCAGACTCATCCCTTCAGTCAAAAACCTTGAACGCAAACTTTCTTCCTTCCGATATAAAAATGACCGCATTGTAAATTTTGAAATGGAAACATCTGCTTTGTTTGGTTTGTCAAAACTTCTCGGGCATAATGCCTGCACAGTATGCGTGATTGTGGGCAACCGCATCTCAAGAAAGTTCTCTGAAGATTACCATCCTGCCATGGAATCTCTTATTAAAACTGTTTTGCGGAGATTAACTTCTTAG from the Bacteroidota bacterium genome contains:
- a CDS encoding universal stress protein, producing MAKSIKNEILVPIDFSEQSLIALGQSYNLAREYKAEILLLYVMEDGGFLKIATSKQLNSMKKDVQKRLDKLAEETAKKSKVHVDTMIAKGKTYEKIIEVADMTDALMIIMGCNSKKKLQKLFIGSNALRVVREATCPVITIKGKAHREGCKNIVLPLDLTKETRDKVRQAIEFANLGTFKAAIRVVSVLQSTDEFIVNKLTRQLEQVKSFIQKQGVECSAEIIKTVKGEDSLAQCIIDYAHKVEGDLLIIMTQQETNFTRMFIGSTAQEVVNNSDIPVLSIIPQMRKYKMAHQVVRN
- a CDS encoding DUF4197 domain-containing protein — its product is MTKILFFIAAVFFLSTVAPAQDINKTLNDAQKNAQKEIDKYTKKKKKNKALSNDEVIRGLKEALNVGTNNSTASTSKMDGFYKNPLVFIPFPPEAEKVRNTVVNLGMQKQVDEFVMTLNRAAEEASKEAAPVFMDAIKAMTIQDGFGILKGADNAATKYLQDKTTPELTTKFSPIIKRAIDKVEVTKYWNPLITTYNKIPGVEKQNPNLEQYVTLRAMEGLFKLIAGEEKKIRTDPIARINDILKKVFGYK
- a CDS encoding nucleoside phosphorylase, which produces MIVGDQGRVKMVSDQFDFVEHKVQNREFVTHTGTYNGKRISVISTGIGTDNIDIFMNEVDALANIDLKTRTVKKKQSSFNIVRIGTSGALQKDIEVDSFVASEYGMGLDGLLHYYDAKKVDEEKISFSFAKHAKWDRKLSFPYTVKASEKLLGRIGEGMKKGITATAPGFFAPQGRELRLIPSVKNLERKLSSFRYKNDRIVNFEMETSALFGLSKLLGHNACTVCVIVGNRISRKFSEDYHPAMESLIKTVLRRLTS